In Labilibaculum sp. DW002, one DNA window encodes the following:
- a CDS encoding glycoside hydrolase family 32 protein — protein MKNYLFIILIVSAMISSCNLTSERKQEESTTKVYQEKHRPQFHFTPEANWMNDPNGMVYYEGEYHLFYQYYPDSTVWGPMHWGHAVSKNLMHWEHLPIALYPDSLGYIFSGSAVIDYENTSGFGSADKPAMVAIYTYHNMEGEKAGRNDFQSQGIAYSIDKGRTWSKYEKNPVLKSPGIRDFRDPKVIWHKESKKWIMSLAVQDHISFYSSSNLIDWTFESDFGKELGSHGGVWECPDLFPIKVDGSDGVKWILIVSIGDGGPNGGSATQYFIGDFDGKEFVSTEKDIKWLDYGRDNYAGVTWSNVPEEDGRVLFIGWMSNWQYATLVPTENWRSANTFPRELILKKENNKYHLNSVPVKELELIREECYIIPNQDIKGNFDVANAIPFKAIPIEIDLEIVWDEQPQKFGIKLSNSVGEELEAFYSGVDESFTIDRTKLKDSSFSDAFASIDKADVSCKTGIKLQILIDESSIEVFVNGGEVVVTDQFFSTEKFDKLEIVSGGNISVKEAKFYKLKSVW, from the coding sequence ATGAAAAACTACTTATTCATAATTCTAATTGTCTCTGCAATGATTTCTTCTTGTAATTTAACAAGTGAAAGAAAACAAGAGGAAAGTACAACAAAGGTGTATCAGGAAAAACATCGTCCACAGTTTCATTTCACACCTGAAGCCAATTGGATGAACGATCCAAACGGAATGGTTTATTACGAGGGCGAATATCACTTGTTTTATCAATATTATCCAGATAGCACCGTTTGGGGACCAATGCACTGGGGGCATGCCGTAAGTAAGAATTTAATGCATTGGGAACATTTGCCAATTGCTTTGTATCCCGATTCATTGGGATATATATTTTCTGGTTCTGCAGTTATTGATTATGAAAATACCTCTGGTTTTGGTTCTGCAGACAAGCCAGCAATGGTTGCTATTTATACCTACCACAATATGGAAGGAGAAAAGGCCGGACGAAATGATTTTCAGTCTCAAGGAATTGCTTATAGCATAGATAAAGGAAGAACTTGGAGCAAGTATGAAAAGAATCCTGTTTTAAAAAGCCCTGGGATTAGAGATTTTAGAGATCCTAAAGTAATTTGGCACAAAGAATCTAAGAAATGGATTATGTCTCTGGCAGTGCAGGATCATATCAGTTTTTATTCTTCTTCGAATTTAATCGATTGGACTTTTGAAAGTGATTTTGGAAAAGAATTGGGATCACATGGTGGTGTTTGGGAGTGTCCCGATTTGTTCCCAATAAAAGTGGACGGAAGCGATGGGGTAAAATGGATTTTGATTGTAAGTATTGGAGATGGAGGTCCAAATGGTGGTTCTGCAACTCAGTATTTTATTGGTGATTTTGATGGGAAAGAATTTGTGAGTACAGAAAAGGATATCAAATGGCTTGATTATGGAAGAGATAATTATGCTGGGGTAACTTGGTCGAATGTACCGGAAGAGGATGGAAGAGTGCTGTTTATTGGTTGGATGAGTAATTGGCAATATGCCACCCTTGTTCCAACTGAAAATTGGAGAAGTGCAAATACCTTTCCAAGAGAGTTAATTTTAAAAAAAGAGAATAACAAGTATCACTTAAATTCTGTGCCGGTTAAAGAGTTGGAATTAATTCGGGAGGAATGTTATATCATTCCGAATCAGGATATAAAAGGGAATTTTGATGTTGCAAATGCAATTCCTTTTAAGGCAATTCCTATTGAAATAGATTTGGAAATAGTATGGGATGAACAACCACAAAAATTTGGTATTAAGCTAAGTAATTCGGTAGGAGAAGAATTGGAAGCCTTTTATTCTGGAGTAGATGAAAGCTTTACTATTGATAGAACGAAATTGAAGGATTCTTCGTTTTCAGATGCGTTTGCAAGCATCGATAAAGCAGATGTTAGTTGTAAAACGGGAATTAAATTACAGATACTTATTGATGAATCTTCCATCGAAGTATTTGTAAATGGTGGTGAAGTGGTAGTGACAGATCAATTTTTTTCTACCGAAAAGTTTGATAAACTAGAAATAGTTAGTGGTGGTAACATTTCGGTTAAAGAGGCCAAATTTTATAAGTTAAAATCAGTTTGGTGA
- a CDS encoding SusC/RagA family TonB-linked outer membrane protein, with product MKNQFLQITKKSMAALLIFLAVSVPLNALAQTINVNGKVTMLNSDEGIPGVSVVEKGSTNGTVTDINGQYVLEVSTKGIIQFSFVGFKTQEIPVNGLSTVNVVMEEDSQQLDQVVVTGYQSKRKADLTGAVAIIDMKEAVGESNASVLGSIQGRVAGVSISSDGSPGGDNTSVSIRGFSTINDNSPLYVIDGVPTETGLNSLNPGDIESIQVLKDAASASIYGSRASNGVIVITTKQGKKGKLDINFDSYVGVQTLRDRLDVLNAKEWGEVYWAAQGKAGQTPSHPQYGNGAEPVMPSFIDEDNLIPAGNTDWVDEVFDPALMQYYNLSLNSKTEKTSVFWGTSYLNQDGIMMDTGYKRITSRLNTMFKPAEWLTLGENMMISYSTQVEPTVGDFTHTVLFQHPLIPIYDVNGNYAGPTSGLGDKSNPVRVLNDNKDNKRKKYRIFGNAFAEAEIISGLKFKTSFGIDYINNKYKNFEPKWSEGTRSVDVNYLTEDYAEETSWTWTNTLTYNKKFGIHAFSGLLGYEAIHFEKENLWGRTSDFLIESSDFRYLNAGTGESTSGGIGDESSLLSYFGKLDYVLDNKYLASFTLRRDGSSRLGADNRTGYFPAFSFGWRLSEESFLSELEEISNLKLRFGYGKTGNQKIATTAAYTTYAPNVESSNYNLSGDNSTPSAGYSISSIGNSNVRWETTKQTNIGIDLGLLNNRIDIVADYFIKETSGMLINPPMMSVSGEGNAPWINSGKMENSGIEMNLNYHSDNSKELTYDIGLNFSALKNKVTKLTEGNDFYDLGVGRIVKGKPVSVFYGYVADGLFRSIEEINSHATQDGLSANDEGLGRIRYKDLNNDGVVNDQDRTYIGDPHPDFTFGVNMNVQYKNFDFSAFIEGVSGRDIYNVHKQMTDFTYWNFNHGTNVLNAWTPENSNSNIPAVTTSNINNEFRTSTYFVEDGSYIKLKSIVLGYTLPNFMAKKIGASKVRFYLQGQNLLTLTDYTGMDYEVGASSATSLGIDSQLYPHTKNFMLGVNVNF from the coding sequence ATGAAAAATCAATTCTTACAAATCACAAAAAAATCAATGGCAGCTCTATTGATTTTTCTTGCGGTTTCAGTTCCGTTAAATGCATTGGCACAGACAATCAATGTTAACGGAAAAGTTACAATGCTCAACTCCGATGAGGGAATTCCTGGAGTTTCAGTAGTCGAAAAAGGCTCTACGAATGGTACTGTAACAGACATTAATGGTCAGTACGTATTAGAAGTCTCGACAAAAGGAATAATTCAATTTTCTTTTGTTGGATTTAAAACTCAGGAAATTCCTGTTAACGGACTTAGTACCGTAAACGTTGTAATGGAAGAAGATTCCCAACAATTGGATCAGGTTGTTGTTACGGGATATCAATCGAAAAGAAAAGCAGATTTAACAGGAGCAGTTGCTATTATCGATATGAAAGAAGCTGTTGGAGAGTCAAATGCAAGTGTTCTGGGATCAATTCAAGGACGTGTCGCCGGAGTTTCTATTTCATCAGATGGTTCACCTGGTGGAGATAATACATCTGTGAGTATTCGCGGTTTCAGTACCATTAATGATAATTCTCCACTGTATGTAATTGATGGAGTACCAACAGAAACAGGTTTAAATAGTTTAAATCCTGGAGATATTGAATCAATTCAGGTACTGAAGGATGCAGCATCTGCATCTATCTATGGTTCTCGTGCTTCTAATGGTGTTATTGTCATAACAACCAAGCAAGGTAAAAAAGGGAAATTGGATATTAATTTTGATTCCTATGTTGGTGTTCAAACTTTACGAGATCGATTGGATGTTTTGAATGCAAAAGAATGGGGAGAAGTGTATTGGGCAGCACAAGGTAAGGCGGGTCAAACTCCTTCACATCCGCAATATGGTAATGGAGCGGAACCTGTAATGCCTTCCTTTATTGATGAAGATAATCTGATTCCTGCTGGAAATACTGATTGGGTTGATGAAGTATTTGATCCTGCCTTAATGCAGTATTACAACTTGAGTTTAAATAGTAAAACTGAGAAAACATCGGTTTTCTGGGGTACTTCTTACTTAAATCAAGATGGTATTATGATGGATACTGGTTACAAAAGAATAACATCCAGACTAAATACCATGTTTAAACCAGCAGAATGGTTAACCTTAGGTGAAAACATGATGATATCATACAGCACACAGGTTGAACCGACAGTTGGTGATTTTACTCACACAGTATTATTTCAACACCCATTAATTCCAATTTATGATGTCAATGGAAATTATGCAGGACCAACTAGTGGCTTGGGTGATAAGTCAAATCCGGTTAGAGTTTTAAATGACAATAAGGATAATAAGAGAAAAAAATACCGAATTTTTGGAAATGCATTTGCCGAGGCTGAAATCATTAGTGGATTAAAGTTCAAAACGTCATTTGGTATTGATTATATCAACAATAAGTATAAAAACTTTGAACCCAAATGGAGTGAAGGAACTCGTTCTGTTGATGTAAATTATTTAACAGAGGATTATGCAGAGGAAACAAGTTGGACTTGGACAAATACCCTTACATATAATAAAAAATTCGGTATTCACGCTTTTTCTGGATTGTTAGGTTACGAAGCCATTCATTTTGAAAAAGAAAACCTTTGGGGAAGAACCAGCGATTTTTTAATTGAGAGTTCTGATTTTAGATACTTGAATGCAGGTACAGGTGAATCAACCAGTGGTGGAATAGGAGACGAATCTTCTTTACTATCTTATTTTGGTAAGCTTGATTACGTTTTGGATAATAAATATTTAGCTTCATTTACACTTCGTCGTGATGGTTCTTCGCGATTGGGAGCTGACAACAGAACAGGTTACTTTCCTGCTTTTTCTTTTGGATGGCGATTAAGCGAGGAATCATTCTTATCTGAATTGGAGGAAATTTCAAATCTTAAATTGCGTTTCGGTTATGGTAAAACTGGAAATCAAAAGATTGCTACAACAGCAGCTTATACTACTTATGCTCCTAACGTGGAAAGTTCTAATTATAATTTAAGCGGTGACAATTCGACTCCTTCGGCTGGATACAGTATTTCTTCTATTGGGAATTCAAATGTAAGATGGGAAACTACAAAACAGACTAATATTGGTATTGATCTGGGCTTATTAAATAATAGAATTGATATTGTTGCGGATTATTTCATTAAAGAAACTAGTGGAATGTTGATTAATCCTCCAATGATGTCTGTATCAGGTGAAGGTAATGCGCCTTGGATCAATTCCGGAAAAATGGAAAATTCTGGAATCGAGATGAACTTGAATTATCATAGTGACAATTCGAAAGAATTAACCTACGATATTGGTTTAAATTTTAGTGCATTAAAAAATAAGGTGACAAAACTTACCGAAGGGAATGATTTCTATGATTTAGGTGTTGGACGTATTGTAAAAGGAAAACCCGTTTCTGTTTTTTATGGTTATGTTGCTGACGGATTATTCCGCTCAATTGAAGAAATTAATAGCCATGCTACACAAGATGGACTGAGTGCAAATGATGAAGGTCTTGGGCGAATTCGCTATAAGGATTTAAATAATGATGGCGTTGTGAATGATCAGGATCGAACTTACATTGGAGATCCACACCCTGATTTTACCTTTGGTGTGAATATGAATGTTCAATATAAAAATTTCGATTTTTCTGCATTTATCGAAGGAGTATCGGGAAGAGATATTTATAACGTTCACAAACAAATGACAGATTTTACATATTGGAATTTTAATCACGGAACAAATGTTTTAAATGCATGGACTCCCGAGAATTCAAATTCAAATATTCCAGCGGTTACAACGTCCAATATCAATAATGAGTTTAGAACTTCAACCTATTTTGTAGAGGATGGAAGCTATATAAAACTTAAGAGTATTGTTTTAGGATATACTCTTCCAAATTTCATGGCAAAGAAAATAGGAGCGTCAAAGGTTCGGTTTTATCTACAAGGACAAAATCTCCTAACATTAACTGATTATACAGGAATGGATTACGAAGTAGGTGCATCATCTGCGACTTCATTGGGTATTGATAGTCAGTTATACCCCCACACGAAGAATTTCATGCTTGGAGTAAATGTTAACTTTTAG
- a CDS encoding glycosyl hydrolase family 28-related protein translates to MLRKAIHIMFTLMLFASFWACDTSDTIEEITNVINVYDTLVTPEYVITDFGAVGDGLTDCAPAFEKALAALPASGGLILIPEGDFLLNNPIEITRNFVTIKGVNNGLRSNIDVPAGDMVNPGGGSKLILGSSTYGIRIPSIPDVNGRKNRISGVNIKNLLISGGSERKGTGIYIQQDNDGIRIDNVVGINLNYGIFVIAADAMIIEKCWMSECLNSIVMNYGIQNMIANCQLGAQSGGVTVTLSNQENFVFEGNHVYPDGDVNLKMTNCTYTNVSSNNFQSYHVGMLELHGDNNLISNNIYWLRNALSQSVQLRAKDKDYGVIRVEGNANLISSSSITCNWNEGIINPVTIRSVSGSKNRFTNLLISDDNSKRVFYVNETTEIFNCVPADKINVDGDLNNIYVSY, encoded by the coding sequence ATGCTAAGAAAAGCAATTCATATAATGTTTACACTTATGTTATTTGCGAGCTTTTGGGCTTGCGATACAAGTGATACGATTGAGGAAATAACTAATGTCATCAATGTTTACGATACCTTGGTAACACCTGAGTATGTAATTACTGATTTTGGTGCAGTTGGCGATGGGTTAACTGATTGTGCCCCAGCATTTGAAAAGGCTTTGGCTGCACTTCCTGCTTCTGGCGGACTTATACTTATTCCTGAAGGAGATTTTTTACTGAACAATCCAATTGAAATAACCAGAAATTTTGTTACCATAAAAGGAGTTAATAACGGTCTTCGGAGTAATATTGATGTACCAGCAGGTGATATGGTAAATCCTGGTGGTGGCAGTAAATTAATTCTAGGTAGTTCTACTTATGGCATTCGTATACCAAGCATTCCTGATGTAAATGGAAGGAAGAACCGAATTTCAGGTGTAAATATTAAGAATTTATTGATTTCAGGTGGTTCTGAGCGTAAAGGTACAGGTATTTATATCCAACAGGATAATGATGGTATTCGTATTGATAATGTAGTTGGCATCAACTTGAACTATGGAATTTTTGTCATTGCAGCCGACGCAATGATCATTGAAAAATGTTGGATGTCAGAATGCTTGAACAGTATTGTAATGAATTATGGTATTCAAAACATGATTGCAAATTGTCAATTGGGAGCTCAATCTGGAGGTGTAACGGTTACTCTTTCTAACCAAGAGAACTTTGTATTTGAAGGAAACCATGTTTATCCGGATGGTGATGTGAATTTAAAAATGACTAATTGTACTTATACCAATGTATCGTCCAATAACTTTCAAAGTTACCACGTTGGAATGTTGGAATTACATGGAGATAATAATTTGATTAGCAATAATATTTATTGGTTGCGAAATGCTCTTAGTCAAAGTGTTCAATTGCGGGCTAAGGATAAAGATTACGGAGTAATTCGTGTGGAAGGAAATGCCAATTTAATATCTAGTTCCTCGATTACCTGCAATTGGAATGAAGGAATTATAAATCCTGTAACTATACGATCGGTGAGTGGAAGTAAGAATCGTTTTACGAATTTGTTAATCTCTGATGATAATAGCAAGCGAGTTTTCTATGTAAACGAAACAACCGAAATTTTTAATTGTGTGCCAGCAGATAAAATTAATGTGGATGGCGACTTGAACAATATCTATGTATCTTATTAA
- a CDS encoding glycoside hydrolase family 32 protein has translation MNFNGKFQLCVCILLLMFLLFGCNAKKESNLFSEKYRPQYHFSFPEGWMNDPTGMIYYEGLYHLNFRNASSADLIHWDFSLKEKKRNGSIQMMSGASVVDWENTSGFGTNGEPPIVSVYSELRKGDFVQQQSIGYSNDEGFTFTPYKQNPVIDINSTEFRDPMVFWHESSQKWVMAVALAGECRVRFYGSDNLKEWRFLSDFGPYGAREGVWECPDLFPLAVDGDVNNIKWVLEVDVQPFSGQYFIGDFDGEKFTIDPNFEKRLAYNDFKPEGEVLFDFESDLDSWDIEGEAFKESPAKKELFMQCAILGKEGDQFINSFHKKDASKGKLSSPKFQIKEDFINFLIGGGNHPDKECVNLIVENEIVRSATGYNTEALIWKGWDVGDLKGKIANIQIVDDYEGGFGHIIVDHIIQSKTLATSDREKAMWIDYGPDFYAVRSWVNMPENDNRRVWLAWMSNWLYASDVPTKPWLGCQSFPRTVELKTLKEGVCLVQNPIKEIEMLRENHFHLENVSINKDDDLSVFMPEKNTYELIAEFELSEKSEIGFKIAKGNDEETIVGYNSETAELYIDRRKSGEHEFSTSFAKIYRGPLQMNDQKIKLHILVDQSTIEVFGNDGETVISCLIFPDPNSRKIELFSNKDSSNLLSLDMWELKSVWN, from the coding sequence ATGAATTTTAATGGAAAATTTCAGTTGTGTGTGTGTATTCTTCTTCTTATGTTCCTACTATTTGGCTGTAATGCTAAGAAAGAATCAAATTTATTCAGCGAAAAATATCGACCACAATATCATTTTTCTTTCCCTGAGGGTTGGATGAATGATCCTACTGGAATGATTTATTACGAGGGACTTTATCATCTTAATTTCAGAAATGCATCGAGTGCAGATCTCATTCACTGGGATTTTTCCTTGAAGGAGAAAAAGAGGAATGGTAGCATACAAATGATGTCTGGTGCTTCGGTTGTTGATTGGGAAAATACTTCAGGATTTGGAACAAATGGGGAACCTCCTATTGTGTCTGTTTACTCCGAGTTAAGAAAGGGAGACTTTGTGCAGCAACAATCTATAGGATACAGCAATGATGAAGGGTTTACATTTACTCCTTACAAACAGAATCCGGTAATTGATATTAATTCTACCGAATTTAGGGATCCTATGGTTTTTTGGCACGAATCGAGCCAAAAATGGGTTATGGCCGTAGCACTTGCTGGAGAATGTAGAGTTAGATTTTACGGATCTGATAATTTAAAGGAGTGGAGGTTTTTAAGCGATTTTGGTCCTTATGGAGCACGTGAAGGAGTTTGGGAGTGTCCTGATTTATTTCCATTAGCAGTTGATGGTGATGTAAATAATATAAAGTGGGTTTTAGAAGTAGATGTGCAACCGTTTAGTGGACAGTATTTTATAGGTGATTTTGATGGTGAAAAGTTTACCATCGACCCTAATTTTGAAAAGCGACTGGCTTATAATGATTTTAAACCCGAAGGTGAGGTTTTATTCGACTTTGAAAGCGATTTAGATAGCTGGGATATCGAAGGAGAAGCATTTAAAGAATCTCCAGCTAAAAAAGAACTTTTTATGCAATGTGCTATTCTTGGTAAAGAAGGTGATCAATTCATAAATAGTTTCCATAAGAAAGATGCATCTAAAGGAAAATTGAGCTCACCAAAGTTTCAGATTAAAGAGGATTTCATCAATTTCTTGATTGGAGGCGGTAATCATCCTGATAAAGAGTGTGTTAATTTGATCGTGGAAAATGAAATTGTTCGATCGGCAACAGGATACAATACTGAAGCTCTTATCTGGAAAGGGTGGGATGTAGGTGATTTGAAAGGTAAGATAGCTAATATTCAAATAGTAGATGATTATGAAGGTGGTTTTGGTCATATAATTGTCGATCATATAATACAGAGTAAAACATTGGCAACAAGTGACAGAGAAAAGGCAATGTGGATTGATTATGGACCTGATTTTTATGCGGTGCGATCTTGGGTAAATATGCCTGAAAATGATAATCGAAGAGTGTGGTTGGCATGGATGAGTAATTGGTTATATGCTAGCGATGTTCCAACAAAACCATGGTTAGGATGTCAATCATTTCCGCGTACCGTCGAGTTAAAAACACTCAAAGAAGGAGTTTGTTTGGTGCAGAACCCAATCAAGGAGATAGAAATGCTTAGAGAAAATCATTTTCATCTTGAGAATGTTTCTATCAATAAAGATGATGATTTATCTGTATTTATGCCAGAAAAAAATACTTATGAATTGATTGCGGAATTTGAATTGAGTGAAAAATCTGAGATTGGATTTAAGATTGCTAAAGGGAACGATGAGGAAACTATTGTCGGGTATAATTCGGAAACGGCTGAATTATATATCGATCGAAGAAAATCAGGGGAGCATGAATTTAGTACATCATTTGCAAAGATCTACAGAGGACCTCTTCAAATGAATGATCAAAAAATTAAATTGCACATTCTTGTTGATCAGTCGACGATTGAAGTGTTTGGTAATGATGGAGAAACAGTGATTTCTTGTTTGATATTTCCAGATCCAAACAGTCGTAAGATTGAACTGTTTTCAAATAAGGATAGTTCAAACTTACTTAGCTTAGATATGTGGGAATTAAAATCAGTATGGAATTAA
- a CDS encoding RagB/SusD family nutrient uptake outer membrane protein, translated as MKKINKLLYIFAIAALLFTSCNEDEFLDAEPKGALNSSQLQTPEGIATLVNSAYAGLAQNFTDPNPAFFQPASNWSFCDVRSDDAYKGGGGVGDISEYHDLELGNIRADNFTLERKWKALYVGISRVNEALGALRDVSLEDVPLRDIHIGELRLIRGHFYFDLMKNFGSYVYIDESISFDEREKVPNTFNVQELWGHIEADFLDAIEKLPEQRELAGQVNKFAAHAYLCRTYLFQAKWDEAVIQADAVINSGRYGLFSDFTKLWDVDSEHGPEFIWSIEFSTNDGSASGNINWGNLLNTPRGAAYNGDNFHMPSQNLANAYKVDANGLPLFDSFNSSDVTNSDQVDPRLDHTIGRLGIPWKEFKDEVYNETWVRDAGTYGTLGSKKCQIDPTSPYMIKGWPWGGSPLNWPIIKYSDLILMKAEALIQSNQNLEEARSIINSIRERAQNSPYVKTLDGISDAANYKIGLYPSATWTQSYGLQALKFERRLELALEGIRFYDLVRWGDASEVLNTYIQQEASKRTYLNGANFVAGKNEYLPIPQDEIDRSGGIYIQNPAY; from the coding sequence ATGAAAAAAATAAATAAGTTACTATACATTTTCGCAATTGCAGCTTTATTATTTACTAGCTGCAATGAAGACGAGTTTCTTGATGCTGAACCAAAAGGTGCTTTAAACAGTAGTCAGTTGCAAACTCCAGAGGGAATTGCAACTCTTGTAAACTCTGCTTATGCAGGTTTAGCTCAAAATTTTACGGATCCAAATCCTGCTTTTTTTCAACCTGCATCAAATTGGAGTTTTTGCGATGTGCGTTCTGATGATGCCTATAAAGGTGGTGGCGGTGTTGGTGATATTTCAGAATATCATGACTTGGAATTGGGAAATATTCGTGCGGATAACTTTACATTAGAACGTAAATGGAAAGCTCTATATGTTGGAATTAGTCGTGTAAATGAAGCTTTAGGAGCATTAAGAGACGTTTCTCTGGAAGATGTACCATTAAGAGACATTCACATTGGAGAATTGCGATTGATTCGTGGACATTTTTACTTCGATCTAATGAAAAATTTTGGTTCGTATGTCTATATCGATGAAAGTATTTCTTTTGATGAACGTGAGAAAGTACCAAATACTTTTAATGTGCAAGAACTTTGGGGTCATATTGAAGCTGACTTTCTTGATGCTATTGAGAAACTACCAGAACAAAGAGAGCTTGCAGGTCAAGTTAATAAGTTTGCGGCTCATGCTTATTTGTGCAGAACTTATTTGTTTCAAGCTAAATGGGATGAGGCTGTAATTCAGGCTGATGCTGTCATTAATTCAGGACGATACGGTTTGTTTAGTGACTTCACAAAGCTTTGGGATGTAGATTCTGAACATGGACCTGAGTTCATTTGGTCAATTGAATTTTCTACCAATGATGGCTCGGCTTCCGGTAATATAAATTGGGGAAACCTTTTGAATACACCACGTGGAGCAGCTTATAATGGAGATAATTTTCATATGCCAAGCCAGAATCTTGCAAATGCTTATAAAGTAGATGCAAATGGATTACCATTATTTGATTCTTTTAATTCATCTGATGTAACAAATTCAGATCAAGTAGATCCTCGATTAGACCACACAATTGGTCGCTTAGGAATTCCTTGGAAAGAATTTAAAGATGAAGTGTATAATGAGACTTGGGTGAGAGATGCAGGTACTTATGGAACATTAGGATCCAAAAAATGCCAGATAGATCCAACTTCTCCTTATATGATAAAAGGTTGGCCGTGGGGAGGATCACCATTGAATTGGCCTATAATTAAGTATTCCGATTTGATTTTAATGAAAGCTGAAGCTCTAATTCAGTCTAACCAAAATCTAGAAGAAGCTAGATCAATAATAAACTCTATTCGAGAAAGAGCTCAAAATTCGCCTTATGTTAAAACTTTAGACGGGATTTCAGATGCTGCAAATTATAAAATAGGTTTATATCCATCTGCGACATGGACTCAATCTTATGGATTACAAGCTTTAAAATTCGAAAGAAGATTAGAATTGGCTTTAGAAGGTATTAGATTTTATGATTTGGTAAGATGGGGTGATGCATCTGAAGTTTTAAATACATATATCCAGCAGGAAGCATCAAAAAGAACTTATCTAAATGGAGCAAATTTTGTGGCCGGAAAGAATGAATATTTACCGATTCCTCAAGATGAGATAGATAGAAGTGGTGGAATTTACATTCAGAACCCTGCGTATTAA
- a CDS encoding DUF4960 domain-containing protein: MKHIYISLFSFLVAGLLFTSCDEEGMNSLGSINPEMVEFSLEGFDVKGEIDVLNATVSLSVPPYADITSLTPFVEGSYGSEISPANGTIVDFSSPVTYTLENSGQSKQFIVSVEYGAMDTKSTRLLVLGTSSAISEITNEDELAAAQWGKSTFPNITYMSFDQLANDASILNETDVVWWHYDTEVSLPGSALKQEVLTALVNYRNNGGGLYLSGFATQYLEEIEVVQQGHGITEAGGAPIEFENPDNWGMSFRGHTDHPIFQGLRMETIESAFLISGGAWRKDNKAWWTVWDENTIFPDYGISLASTEWDFDRTVLVLMAEFPGTPQQGTVIAFSAGAYDWKSVDGENTFMDNVQRVTQNILTYVATETNNNRTN, translated from the coding sequence ATGAAACATATATATATCAGTTTGTTTTCATTTTTAGTAGCAGGATTATTATTTACTTCCTGTGATGAAGAAGGAATGAACAGTCTTGGAAGTATTAATCCTGAGATGGTTGAATTTTCTCTGGAAGGATTTGATGTAAAAGGTGAAATTGATGTGCTTAATGCAACAGTTAGCCTTTCAGTACCTCCTTATGCAGATATTACCTCTTTGACTCCTTTTGTTGAAGGATCATATGGTTCTGAAATTTCTCCGGCTAACGGAACGATAGTAGATTTTTCTTCACCTGTAACATATACATTAGAAAATAGCGGACAAAGCAAACAATTTATTGTAAGTGTTGAATATGGTGCTATGGACACTAAATCAACGAGATTACTTGTGTTGGGAACAAGTTCTGCAATTTCTGAAATAACGAATGAAGATGAATTAGCCGCAGCTCAGTGGGGAAAATCAACATTCCCAAATATAACCTATATGAGTTTTGATCAGTTGGCAAACGATGCATCTATTTTAAATGAAACAGATGTGGTTTGGTGGCATTACGACACTGAAGTATCACTGCCTGGAAGTGCCTTGAAACAAGAAGTTTTAACTGCATTAGTAAACTACAGAAATAATGGTGGAGGCTTGTACTTAAGTGGATTTGCAACTCAATATTTAGAAGAAATTGAAGTGGTACAGCAAGGACACGGAATTACAGAAGCTGGTGGTGCTCCTATAGAATTCGAGAATCCAGACAATTGGGGCATGAGTTTTAGAGGACATACTGATCATCCAATTTTTCAGGGGTTAAGAATGGAAACCATCGAATCTGCTTTTTTAATTAGTGGTGGAGCATGGAGAAAAGATAACAAAGCATGGTGGACTGTTTGGGATGAAAACACGATTTTCCCTGATTATGGAATTAGTTTGGCATCAACTGAGTGGGATTTTGACAGAACGGTATTGGTTTTAATGGCCGAATTTCCAGGAACTCCTCAACAAGGGACTGTTATTGCATTTAGTGCTGGAGCTTATGATTGGAAGTCTGTGGATGGAGAAAATACGTTTATGGATAATGTCCAAAGAGTGACGCAGAATATTTTAACTTATGTAGCTACAGAAACAAATAATAATAGAACAAATTAA